From the Robertmurraya sp. FSL R5-0851 genome, the window TAGTGACCTTGGCTGCTGCATACAGCAAAATGGCACTAATATCTTTCTGCCTTGCTAGCACATTAGGAAAAGTACCCGCTTTGTTTATTGAAGCGTACAGTGTTGATAGACTTCTTGACTTAAGTACAGAGTGGCAGATTTTCTCATTAGTATTGGGACTTTCAGTATTCACTTTGTATTATTGGGTAAGAAAAAGAAAGCATGCCTAAAAATACTTTACCTTAACCCGAGCGAGATTATCCTCATATACCTGGTATGCCTACAGCCGATGCTCTGTCCACAGCACCGGCCCCTCCGGAAGCATAAAGAAAATTGATATCTCGCTAACCACTGTTTAAAGCACACCAAATGATAAATATAGTTAGAATAAATTTATTGGTTATCTTTGAATATTTCACCAAGTTCCCCCATTAAATTAAATTATCCTCATGTTTTGTATAAGAAAAATTTGATAAATTTCCATTACATAAACAATAAAAAAGATTGAATTCCCATTCCTCCTTCAAAAAACACGTCAAACAAAAAATAAATTTGTTTAAAAAGTAAATGTTCACATAATTGTCACTCTTTTTCGATAAAAAATAGATACTTTTTAATTACGATTGTCGTTGAAAAGTTAAAAGGGAGGAATTGGCTTGAAAAAAAAGGGGTTCTTATCACTACTATTTTTAGGTTTGGTTTTACTGCTTGCAGCATGTAGTGGAAATGAAAGTAGTGAGCCAAATAATAATGAAGAAACTGCAGAAAATCAGACAAGTGAACAATCAGAAGATACGGGTTCTCAGGATGCTTCAACTATTAATATCACAGCAAGTAACTGGGAATTTGATCAGTCAGAAATTACTGTTAAAGCCGGTGAAGAAGTGAACATTGCTCTTACAAATAGTGAAGGATATCATGGACTAGCAATTGATGAATTTGATATTGATATTCAAGGAGATGGGATGGCGACATTTACACCTGAAGAACCAGGTGAATATAAGATATATTGTAGTGTTCCGTGTGGTAATGGACACGCTACCATGGTGACAACCTTAATTGTAGTATAAACTGTACTTAACAGTATTAGTTATCCATAAGGGTTTTATCCT encodes:
- a CDS encoding cupredoxin domain-containing protein — encoded protein: MKKKGFLSLLFLGLVLLLAACSGNESSEPNNNEETAENQTSEQSEDTGSQDASTINITASNWEFDQSEITVKAGEEVNIALTNSEGYHGLAIDEFDIDIQGDGMATFTPEEPGEYKIYCSVPCGNGHATMVTTLIVV